TTCAAAAGTCGATCATTTTTTAAAGGAAGAGGCACTTGTATTGCAAGAATCTGGATCGTGCAGGACCCACCTTCTTTATTATGATGGCAGATTGGTTGGAACTAACTGCTTAGGTACCGCTTATGATATGCTTATCGAAGGAAGGTGCACGGCATACATATATTTGAGAAAAGCCCTAGGCGCGAGCCTGGGTTTCTTTTTTATCAGCCAAAAAAGATGATTTATCAGCCGAATAAGCGCTTTTATCAGCCAAAACACCATATTTATCAGCCAAACACCGTCGCCGTCAACGTTTTATGGTAAAATGAATGTAAGGAAACTCGGGGCAGTGAAAAATAATGGCGTACGATCGCTTAAAACCTAAAAATGATTTTATATTCAAACGATTGTTCGGCGAGCAAGAAACGAAAGAAAGCCTGATTTCACTTTTGAATGCAATTATGCGTTTAGAAGGCAGCGACCAGATTGTTGACTTAACTGTGATTGAGAATAAAGAGCTACTGAAAGAAAATATCGAGGATAAGACTGGACGGCTGGATGTGCGTGCTGAAACAAAAGGCGCTATGTTGATTGATGTAGAGGTTCAGCTCAGAAATCAAAAAAATATGGTAAAACGTACCTTGTATTATCTGGCCAAAATGTACGCGCAATCCATTAGCGAGGGCGACGATTACACCAAACTGAAGAAAACCGTGACGATTAACATCCTGGACTTTAATCTTTTTGCTATCGAACGGTTTCATAGTACCTTTCACTTCTACGAAGATCACGAAGAAGCTATGCTTTTAACCGATGCTTTGGAGGTACATTTCGTCGAGTACCCTAAATTTAAAAAGATGAAGAAATCGCTCGAAGATCCCCTTCACCGTTGGTTACTATTTCTCGATGAAAGTTTACAAGAAAATGAACGAAAGGAGTTAATTGAGATGGATCCCGTTATTCGAAAAGCTGAAGAAAGATTGGAGTGGCTTAGTAGTGACGCCGAAACCCGTCGGCTTTATGAGGCTCGGAAGGAATCCATGCTTGAGCGAAATACCTTAATCGTGGAAGGCAGAGAAGAAGGCAGGGAAGAAGGCAAGAAAGAAGGTAAAAAGGAAGGCGAGGAAACAACCCAAACCGCCATAGTATTGAGCATGTTAAAGCAGGGCTTTAAACCAGAGGAAATTGCCCGAATAACTGAGCTGGATGAGGATTGGATTACAAAGTTATCAGAAAGCTTTGAGAAGGATGATCGCAATGGATAGTGGTCTTCTGAATAGTGCGGCGGATCGGATATGAATCAGGGAAGTAGAAAAATAAATACTGTTGCGTTAATAAAATATATGCTCAAGGACGGATTCACACCGGAGGCAATCGATAAATTAACAGGTGAAAATGTAGACAGCATTAATGAAATTCATCTCGAAGTAATTAAAGTGGGCGGTTTTATTGATGATGATTGGAAAAAAGACAGTATAGAGGAATTTTGGCTTCAACAAAAACGCTACGAAAATCGTGTGGAGTCACTTTTAGAGCGAAATACCTTAATCGCGGAAGGCAGGGAAGCAGAAAAGATTGCCACAGTTAATCATTTACATCGAAAGGGTCACAAACCCGAGGACATTTCTGAGCTGATGGACTTGGATGTCGAGTGGGTAAAATCTGTTCTCGATACAACGTGAAGCGTTTAGAGAAAAATATTAGATGGATATCGAGGATAAGACTGGACGGCTGGATGTGCGCGCTGAAACCATTGGCAAGATGCAGATTGATGTAGAGGTTCAGCTGCAAAATCAAGGGAACATGCTCAGGTGCACACTGTATTATCTATCCAAAATGTACGTTCAATCCATTAGACCCGGGGATGACTATGCTAAACTGAAGAAACGGTGACGACTCAAATGAATCAAATATAAAAGGCTTAACCAAAACGGATTACCTGATTAGAAATATCGAAAAACGCTTAAATAGGTTTAGCCATCCATTTTGAAAAAAAGGCATGAAAAACGTATAATAAAAGAAGTGATTGTAGCTTTTATTATACACCCGAGGCGCTACCGGAGATCGTTGGATTTAGTGAATAAAACAAGGAGGGCTTTTGTTGAGTTATCAAGCGCTTTACCGTGTCTGGCGCCCGCAGCGTCTGGAGGATGTTGCCGGTCAAAACCATATTACGCAAACACTGCAAAATGCGCTTCGCCAGCAAAAATTTGCCCATGCCTATTTATTCAGTGGTCCCCGAGGTACGGGGAAGACGAGTGCTGCCAAGATTGTTGCGAAGGCCGTGAATTGTGTGCATGCCCCGGTTGCCGAGCCATGCAATGAATGTGAGGC
The Salicibibacter kimchii DNA segment above includes these coding regions:
- a CDS encoding PD-(D/E)XK nuclease family transposase, which translates into the protein MDIEDKTGRLDVRAETIGKMQIDVEVQLQNQGNMLRCTLYYLSKMYVQSIRPGDDYAKLKKR
- a CDS encoding Rpn family recombination-promoting nuclease/putative transposase, with amino-acid sequence MAYDRLKPKNDFIFKRLFGEQETKESLISLLNAIMRLEGSDQIVDLTVIENKELLKENIEDKTGRLDVRAETKGAMLIDVEVQLRNQKNMVKRTLYYLAKMYAQSISEGDDYTKLKKTVTINILDFNLFAIERFHSTFHFYEDHEEAMLLTDALEVHFVEYPKFKKMKKSLEDPLHRWLLFLDESLQENERKELIEMDPVIRKAEERLEWLSSDAETRRLYEARKESMLERNTLIVEGREEGREEGKKEGKKEGEETTQTAIVLSMLKQGFKPEEIARITELDEDWITKLSESFEKDDRNG